A window from Staphylococcus succinus encodes these proteins:
- a CDS encoding transglycosylase family protein: protein MKKTVIASTLAVGLGVTGAASAGNAADASEQGVDKAQLAQQAQSNSSQLNESAIQDGSYNYNFSQDGVNYNFKSDGENFSWSYGEGSNTSSNQSTDNSSQQASGEQAQQSAPQQTEQAQQPQQEAAPQTEQTEQPQQASTSTQSSNESSEASEGSSVNVNSHLKQIAERESGGDLKAVNPSSGAAGKYQFLQSTWDSVAPDEYKGQSPTEAPESVQDQAAVDLYNSAGASQWVTA from the coding sequence ATGAAAAAAACAGTAATCGCGTCAACGTTAGCAGTAGGTCTAGGAGTAACAGGAGCAGCATCAGCAGGAAATGCAGCAGACGCTTCAGAACAAGGTGTAGATAAAGCACAATTAGCACAACAAGCACAATCAAATTCAAGCCAATTAAATGAATCAGCTATCCAAGATGGTTCATATAACTATAATTTTAGTCAAGATGGTGTAAACTATAACTTCAAATCAGATGGTGAAAACTTTAGCTGGAGTTACGGTGAAGGTTCAAATACTTCATCTAACCAATCTACAGATAATAGTTCACAACAAGCTTCAGGGGAACAAGCACAACAATCAGCTCCACAACAAACAGAACAAGCACAACAACCACAACAAGAAGCGGCACCACAAACAGAACAAACTGAACAGCCACAACAAGCATCAACTTCAACACAGTCATCAAATGAATCAAGTGAAGCTTCGGAAGGTTCATCAGTAAATGTTAACTCTCATTTAAAACAAATTGCAGAACGTGAATCTGGTGGCGATCTTAAAGCAGTTAATCCATCATCAGGTGCAGCAGGTAAATACCAATTCTTACAAAGCACTTGGGATTCAGTAGCACCTGACGAATATAAAGGTCAATCACCAACTGAAGCACCAGAATCAGTACAAGACCAAGCAGCAGTAGATTTATATAACTCAGCAGGTGCATCACAATGGGTTACTGCATAA
- the fadH gene encoding 2,4-dienoyl-CoA reductase — protein sequence MKDKVILVTGGSSGMGKAMAQRFAKEGAKVVITGRTLERLEMTKKEIEQYEGQVLCIDMDVRDSERVQYTIEETIKKFGKIDGLVNNAAGNFICPAEDLSINGWNSVIDIVLNGTWNCTQAVGKLWIKNGQKGRILNMVATYAWRAGPGVVHSASAKAGVLAMTRTLAVEWGSKYGICVNAIAPGPIENTGGAQKLTLSETARQQTLESIPIGRMGRTEEIAGLARFLFSDDADFINGECITMDGGQWLNQNAF from the coding sequence ATGAAGGATAAAGTGATTTTGGTAACAGGCGGTAGTAGTGGTATGGGGAAAGCAATGGCTCAACGATTTGCGAAAGAAGGTGCCAAGGTCGTAATAACGGGACGTACTTTAGAACGGTTAGAGATGACAAAAAAAGAGATTGAACAGTATGAGGGACAAGTACTATGCATTGATATGGACGTACGGGATTCTGAAAGAGTGCAGTATACTATAGAAGAAACGATTAAAAAATTTGGCAAGATTGATGGTTTAGTTAATAACGCGGCTGGTAATTTTATTTGTCCTGCAGAGGATTTATCTATTAATGGATGGAATTCTGTAATTGATATTGTATTGAATGGCACTTGGAATTGTACACAAGCAGTGGGTAAGCTATGGATTAAAAATGGTCAAAAAGGGCGTATCCTCAATATGGTAGCAACATATGCGTGGAGAGCTGGTCCTGGTGTTGTTCATTCAGCGAGTGCCAAAGCAGGTGTATTAGCTATGACAAGAACACTTGCTGTGGAATGGGGATCAAAATATGGTATTTGTGTGAATGCTATTGCACCAGGTCCGATTGAAAACACTGGTGGCGCCCAGAAACTAACGTTATCAGAAACAGCCCGTCAACAAACACTTGAAAGTATACCAATAGGAAGAATGGGACGAACTGAAGAAATAGCAGGTCTAGCACGGTTTCTATTTTCTGATGATGCAGACTTTATTAATGGTGAATGTATTACGATGGATGGCGGACAGTGGCTAAACCAGAATGCATTTTAA
- a CDS encoding transglycosylase family protein — MKKAVIVSTLAVGLGVTAGAAGNSADASETGINEAQLAQQAQTNSSQLNASPIQEGAYNYNFNVDGVNYHFESDGQNFSWGFGGDANGSVEQSTDNSEQAQQTEQPQQEAAPQQEAAPQQEAAPQQEAAPQTAETQQPQQEATTTQSSQASEGSSVNVNAHLQQIAQRESGGDLKAVNPSSGAAGKYQFLQSTWDSVAPAEYKGVSPTEAPESVQDQAAVDLYNSAGASQWVTA; from the coding sequence ATGAAAAAAGCAGTAATCGTATCAACGTTAGCAGTAGGACTTGGGGTAACAGCAGGAGCAGCAGGAAATTCAGCGGATGCTTCAGAAACAGGGATTAATGAGGCACAATTAGCGCAACAAGCACAAACAAATTCAAGCCAATTAAATGCATCACCTATTCAAGAAGGTGCATATAACTATAACTTTAATGTAGATGGTGTTAATTATCACTTTGAATCAGACGGTCAAAACTTTAGCTGGGGCTTTGGTGGAGATGCTAATGGTTCAGTAGAACAATCTACAGATAACAGTGAACAAGCTCAACAAACAGAACAACCACAACAAGAAGCGGCACCACAACAAGAAGCGGCACCACAACAAGAAGCGGCACCACAACAAGAAGCGGCACCACAAACAGCAGAAACACAACAACCACAACAAGAAGCGACTACAACTCAATCAAGTCAAGCTTCAGAAGGTTCATCAGTAAATGTTAACGCTCATTTACAACAAATCGCTCAACGTGAATCAGGTGGCGATCTTAAAGCTGTAAACCCTTCATCAGGTGCAGCAGGTAAATACCAATTCTTACAAAGTACATGGGATTCAGTAGCACCTGCAGAATATAAAGGTGTATCACCAACTGAAGCACCAGAATCAGTACAAGACCAAGCAGCAGTAGATTTATACAACTCAGCTGGTGCATCACAATGGGTTACTGCATAA
- the nadA gene encoding quinolinate synthase NadA, with the protein MFNPILEDAQALPEKYVNMSETELIDKIKAIKETLGSRLFMPTHHYQKDEVAQFADVMGDSLELARICKENTEAEYFIFNGVHFMAETADILTNDNQHIYLPDLSAGCSMADMANIEQALYGYKVLTERLGDDILPLTYVNSTAAIKKFVGENGGSCVTSGNADSVIQWALDQGSKILFLPDQHLGRNTAYKLGIDLDAMAVWNPITKELEYDGDEENISIILWKGHCSVHEKFYPAHIDYARERDPEVNVIVHPECTFEVVEKADYAGSTKYIIDTIKHAPKGSKWVIGTEMNLVHRLKQTYTDIEIESLNRLMCSCLTMNRIDLPHLAWCLDKIQQGNHDNIIKVDAATTYYAKQSLERMLAIT; encoded by the coding sequence ATGTTTAATCCTATATTAGAAGATGCTCAAGCTTTACCAGAAAAATATGTTAATATGTCAGAAACTGAATTAATCGACAAAATAAAGGCGATTAAAGAAACGTTAGGGTCTAGGTTGTTTATGCCAACGCATCATTATCAAAAGGATGAAGTTGCACAGTTTGCAGATGTAATGGGCGACTCATTGGAATTGGCTAGAATATGTAAGGAAAACACTGAAGCGGAGTATTTCATATTTAATGGTGTGCATTTTATGGCTGAAACTGCAGATATATTAACCAATGACAATCAACATATTTATTTACCTGATTTATCTGCGGGTTGTTCCATGGCAGATATGGCAAATATTGAACAAGCTTTATACGGGTACAAAGTCCTTACCGAGCGATTAGGTGATGATATATTACCATTAACATACGTCAACTCTACAGCTGCTATTAAAAAGTTTGTTGGTGAAAATGGGGGATCATGCGTTACTAGTGGTAACGCTGATAGTGTTATTCAGTGGGCACTTGATCAAGGATCCAAAATTTTATTTTTACCGGATCAACATTTAGGCAGAAATACCGCTTATAAATTGGGGATCGATTTAGATGCAATGGCTGTTTGGAACCCTATTACTAAGGAACTAGAATATGACGGCGATGAAGAGAACATTAGTATTATCTTATGGAAAGGGCACTGCTCTGTACATGAAAAATTTTATCCTGCGCATATTGATTATGCCCGCGAGCGTGATCCAGAAGTAAATGTTATCGTTCATCCAGAATGCACCTTTGAGGTCGTTGAAAAAGCGGATTATGCAGGGTCAACAAAATATATTATTGATACCATTAAGCATGCTCCCAAAGGAAGTAAATGGGTGATTGGTACAGAGATGAACTTGGTTCATCGATTGAAGCAAACCTATACAGACATTGAAATAGAGTCATTGAATCGGTTGATGTGTTCATGTTTGACAATGAATCGGATAGACTTACCCCATCTTGCGTGGTGTCTAGATAAAATACAACAGGGTAATCATGATAATATTATTAAAGTAGATGCAGCTACAACATATTATGCTAAACAATCTTTAGAGCGCATGTTAGCTATAACATAA
- a CDS encoding MaoC family dehydratase, translating into MKFDEFSIGDTFTTNDYKVTDKDIHEFASEFDPQYIHIDKEKAEQGRFKGIIASGIHTLSLSFKLWVETKKYGEDIIAGTQMNNIKFIKPVFPNDSLHVVIKVIDKHSIKPDSGLLTVRLSTFNQDDDIVFKGELTALIAK; encoded by the coding sequence ATGAAATTTGATGAATTCTCAATTGGAGATACATTTACAACCAACGATTATAAAGTGACAGATAAAGATATTCATGAATTTGCCAGCGAATTTGATCCACAATATATACATATAGATAAAGAAAAAGCTGAGCAAGGTCGCTTTAAAGGGATTATTGCTTCTGGTATACATACCCTTTCACTTTCTTTTAAATTATGGGTTGAAACCAAAAAATATGGTGAAGACATCATTGCTGGAACACAAATGAATAATATTAAATTTATTAAACCCGTCTTTCCCAATGATTCTTTACATGTTGTTATTAAAGTCATAGATAAACATTCTATCAAACCAGACAGTGGTCTATTAACTGTGCGTTTATCGACATTTAATCAAGACGATGATATTGTCTTTAAAGGTGAATTAACCGCGCTTATAGCTAAATAA
- a CDS encoding MerR family transcriptional regulator — protein MIKRDKGSENLLISEVSKKMEISIDTLRYYEKIGIIPQISRTNGGVRNYTEDDLNWINLAKCMRQSGLSIEALAHYLELFQQGEDTQAERLAILSEQRETVLNTIQQMNDTLELLNKKIDNYETVLKPREEALRQ, from the coding sequence ATGATAAAACGAGATAAAGGAAGTGAGAATTTGCTTATATCAGAAGTAAGTAAAAAAATGGAAATAAGTATAGATACACTTCGTTATTATGAAAAAATTGGGATCATTCCACAAATTTCTAGAACAAATGGTGGTGTCAGAAATTATACTGAAGATGATTTGAATTGGATTAATTTAGCGAAATGTATGAGACAGTCTGGACTTTCAATCGAGGCATTGGCACATTACTTAGAGCTCTTTCAGCAAGGTGAAGATACTCAAGCGGAGCGACTGGCCATATTATCAGAGCAAAGAGAAACGGTATTAAATACAATACAACAAATGAATGATACTTTAGAGCTTCTCAATAAAAAGATAGATAATTATGAAACAGTTTTAAAGCCAAGGGAAGAAGCGCTTAGACAATGA
- the nadC gene encoding carboxylating nicotinate-nucleotide diphosphorylase, giving the protein MLNKLNVQEKLKQFYIEDNHYGDLATSIFDVQQCGTLTIVSKAEGIFCGTIIINESFKLIEPSIHIDLLVEDGDTIQQGQTLAIVQGHVQTLLTMERITLNLIQRMSGIATMTNEIVSKVRHTGVQIVDTRKTTPGLGMFEKYAVQVGGGYNHRRTLNDGIMLKDNHIAYSESLSQAVLKAKTMMGPMDKIEVEIETLEALDEAIQVGVDIIMFDNRSPSWIQQYITRVPSNIKTEASGNININNVIDYANTGVNYISIGAIFYTQRALDISAKVVM; this is encoded by the coding sequence GTGTTAAACAAATTAAACGTTCAAGAGAAACTCAAGCAATTTTACATAGAGGATAATCATTATGGAGATCTCGCTACAAGTATTTTTGATGTACAGCAATGTGGAACGTTAACGATTGTATCTAAAGCAGAAGGTATATTTTGTGGAACTATCATTATTAATGAAAGTTTTAAATTAATTGAACCTAGTATTCATATTGATCTATTAGTGGAAGATGGTGATACAATTCAGCAAGGTCAAACGCTAGCGATAGTACAAGGGCATGTACAAACGTTACTTACAATGGAACGTATCACTTTAAATTTAATTCAACGTATGTCTGGTATTGCTACGATGACAAATGAAATTGTCAGCAAGGTTAGACACACGGGCGTCCAAATTGTAGATACTAGAAAGACTACACCAGGGTTAGGCATGTTTGAAAAGTATGCTGTACAAGTTGGTGGTGGGTATAATCATCGACGTACATTAAATGACGGCATTATGTTGAAAGATAACCATATTGCCTATAGTGAATCATTATCACAAGCGGTGCTTAAAGCAAAGACAATGATGGGGCCTATGGATAAGATAGAAGTAGAAATTGAGACGCTTGAAGCACTGGATGAAGCGATTCAAGTAGGCGTAGATATCATCATGTTTGATAATAGATCTCCTTCTTGGATTCAGCAATACATCACCCGCGTGCCTTCTAATATTAAGACAGAAGCTTCTGGCAATATTAATATTAATAATGTCATAGATTATGCAAATACAGGTGTCAATTATATTTCGATTGGTGCCATTTTTTATACACAACGTGCATTAGATATATCAGCAAAGGTGGTCATGTAA
- a CDS encoding YfiT family bacillithiol transferase: MDVKFPIGPLEVPEVVTLDNVQYWLGEINTYTDQLRETVDTLNDVDLTKTYREGSWTVRQLVHHIADSQLNMYQRLKLALTENNPTITTFDQEKWAIQPDTALPVESSIKLLEGLNNRIVALGNSLNESDLHRIFTLEGSGEISVAKKIAKLAWHEAHHLAHIKIALSK; the protein is encoded by the coding sequence ATGGATGTGAAATTCCCTATTGGACCTTTAGAAGTTCCAGAGGTAGTAACTTTAGACAATGTTCAATATTGGTTAGGAGAAATAAATACATATACTGACCAATTAAGAGAGACAGTAGATACCTTGAATGATGTAGACTTGACTAAAACATATCGTGAAGGTAGCTGGACAGTTCGTCAACTTGTACACCATATTGCAGATTCGCAATTAAATATGTATCAGCGTTTAAAGCTAGCTTTAACGGAGAATAATCCGACAATAACTACGTTTGATCAAGAAAAGTGGGCAATTCAACCTGACACTGCCTTGCCTGTAGAAAGTTCGATTAAATTGTTAGAAGGTTTAAATAATCGAATTGTAGCGTTAGGAAATAGTTTGAATGAATCAGATTTACATCGAATATTTACGCTTGAGGGTAGTGGTGAAATTTCAGTTGCTAAAAAAATAGCCAAATTAGCTTGGCATGAAGCACACCATCTAGCACATATTAAAATAGCATTATCAAAATAA
- a CDS encoding condensation domain-containing protein produces MSLEGLTYAQEENIIMDLLVPNTNINNILTLLHIDGDYTYNAINESLNQLIENYDAYRLRIDNSHQITKQYITAFQFQEFPLIEFSDYTHYENYLNEQRHRCVFDYNQPLYDFKIIKNANNQYTIMLLHHHLISDGWSMAITNHFIMKQLTGYETQINYHSYLETVKIDEQYQLSPRFERDRAYWLNKLSNYEQSAFPIPTAETPITASRSSHQLNKDRASMLYKICDDFSIGVSTLFSSLLHLYMGYTTNTNNNAISLLFHNRNTYQEKSICGQFARLLPFVIDIDYNASVGIYLEMIRQENFRLMKHKRYPFLKILADNKHAKGLSSCFVSYQNQQRDKALDNKGFSHEWLSNDAMGNTLKVHLHNRINSDVLDVDYDFKTAFLNETQIERMHESLMHILEQFHASYNTSLTDLEITQPDKTTSYSY; encoded by the coding sequence ATGTCTTTAGAAGGACTTACTTATGCACAAGAAGAGAATATTATCATGGATTTATTGGTTCCAAATACTAACATCAATAATATTTTAACTTTACTTCACATTGATGGCGACTATACTTACAATGCTATTAACGAAAGTTTAAATCAACTTATTGAAAATTATGACGCTTATAGATTACGCATTGATAATTCTCATCAAATCACAAAACAGTATATAACAGCATTTCAATTTCAAGAATTTCCATTAATTGAATTTAGTGATTATACACATTATGAAAACTATTTAAATGAACAGAGACATAGATGTGTGTTTGATTATAATCAACCACTTTATGACTTTAAAATTATTAAAAACGCAAACAATCAATATACTATAATGCTACTTCACCATCATTTAATTTCAGATGGTTGGAGCATGGCTATTACAAATCATTTTATAATGAAACAGCTTACCGGCTATGAAACACAAATCAATTATCACAGTTACCTTGAAACAGTAAAAATAGATGAACAATATCAATTGTCACCACGCTTTGAACGTGACCGTGCCTATTGGTTAAATAAATTATCAAACTATGAACAGAGCGCCTTTCCGATTCCGACAGCTGAGACACCCATCACAGCATCTCGCTCATCACATCAATTAAATAAAGATAGAGCAAGCATGCTTTATAAAATTTGTGATGACTTTTCTATCGGTGTGAGTACATTATTCTCATCTTTACTACATTTATATATGGGATATACGACGAATACAAACAATAATGCTATCAGTTTGTTATTTCATAATAGAAATACTTATCAAGAAAAATCAATTTGTGGTCAATTTGCCAGATTGTTGCCTTTCGTCATAGATATAGACTACAATGCGTCAGTGGGTATATACCTCGAAATGATTCGTCAGGAAAATTTCAGGTTAATGAAACATAAAAGATACCCATTCCTTAAAATTCTTGCTGACAATAAACATGCCAAGGGGTTAAGTTCCTGTTTCGTCTCATATCAAAATCAACAACGTGATAAGGCACTAGACAACAAAGGATTCAGCCACGAATGGTTATCCAACGACGCAATGGGTAACACTTTAAAAGTACACCTTCATAACAGAATTAATTCAGATGTATTAGACGTTGATTATGACTTTAAAACAGCTTTTCTCAATGAAACACAAATTGAACGCATGCATGAGAGTTTAATGCATATTTTAGAACAATTTCACGCTAGTTATAACACGTCATTAACAGATTTAGAAATTACACAACCTGACAAAACTACATCTTATTCATATTAA
- a CDS encoding LysR family transcriptional regulator, whose product MDPFKVLTEVVKAQSFTKAAENLYTSQPSISRDIKRLETQYDVKIFEFRHAQLTLTNDGKKLFQYALQRAHLEEALWHDLKMKPNTISGEITIGSSFTYGEYRLSQHLTDLAERYPELYIHVHLDNSESMIQNIKNNIIDLGIIEKEIHDHMIHSTRIAKDEMVLIHKKTKSVLTDTCFIRERGSGTRVYQEIGLSQLQLHPNLVEINNTSLIKHMVHSGNGFAIVSKTTLTPYDFEKLDVQPLNIERYFYLLTHKNKYIDTNLKILIENLKKDY is encoded by the coding sequence GTGGATCCATTTAAAGTGTTAACTGAAGTAGTAAAGGCGCAAAGTTTCACTAAAGCTGCTGAGAATTTATACACATCTCAACCATCTATCAGTCGAGATATTAAACGACTTGAAACACAATATGATGTAAAAATATTCGAGTTTAGACATGCACAATTAACATTAACAAATGATGGTAAAAAGTTATTTCAATATGCATTGCAACGTGCACATTTAGAAGAAGCACTATGGCATGATTTAAAAATGAAGCCAAATACAATTTCAGGCGAGATTACAATAGGAAGTAGTTTCACCTATGGAGAATATCGATTATCTCAACACCTTACAGATTTAGCAGAGAGATATCCCGAACTATACATCCATGTACACTTAGATAATTCAGAATCAATGATACAAAATATTAAAAACAACATTATTGATTTAGGGATTATTGAAAAAGAAATTCATGATCATATGATACACAGTACACGTATTGCGAAAGATGAAATGGTGTTAATTCATAAAAAAACAAAATCAGTGCTTACAGATACGTGTTTTATTCGTGAAAGAGGTTCCGGTACGCGTGTCTATCAAGAAATTGGCTTATCACAGTTACAATTACATCCGAACTTAGTAGAAATTAATAATACGAGTTTAATTAAGCATATGGTTCATTCAGGGAATGGGTTCGCTATTGTTTCAAAAACAACGCTTACACCATACGATTTTGAAAAGTTAGATGTTCAACCATTAAACATAGAACGTTATTTTTATTTACTGACACATAAAAATAAATATATAGATACAAATTTAAAAATTTTAATTGAAAATTTGAAGAAGGATTATTAA
- a CDS encoding L-aspartate oxidase, which translates to MKKIIVIGSGIAALSFVHALHKDIQIICMTKDTLKQNNSHLAQGGVCFSNQEKDLARLHVEDTFMSGHKLGDEYIIQEMIQHSHVCIQQLIDEGMNFDKRIDGETLALAMEGAHSKPRIVHAGGDQTGQYIMKHLIQAVKDKAVTFYEETEVVDLLRDDNGEVSGVLAIDKNNHQIVVQGDEIVLASGGYSNLFQTHSSASNTLSTGHLIALHHGIPLRHMEMIQFHPTLLGTSTQTFGLVSEAVRGDGGKLVNEYGKQFMDEVHPLASLAPRDITSRTIFHQQRLGHTCMIDIKPIEDFSKKFPGIYRNVITYFPDEYKSQRIPVSCGAHYTMGGIKANIDGTTSLAHVYAIGEVSNTNFHGANRLASNSLLEGLVMGQRCAAIVNNLPIRQKSRCQPSQLRIPKIDQRLYEQLISQSFDKLGIERDGQSMKRYLKELQQCLMEHTIVEDFTREDWQKYARLKTLEIVCMSAVNRTESRGAHYRIDYPKRNKNFQNIDIEIEMGAALRVKQIKRSRETQAILHRG; encoded by the coding sequence TTGAAGAAAATTATTGTAATTGGTTCAGGTATTGCCGCATTGTCATTTGTACATGCACTTCATAAAGACATTCAAATTATATGTATGACAAAAGACACTTTGAAACAAAATAATAGTCATTTGGCACAAGGGGGCGTTTGTTTTTCCAATCAAGAAAAGGATTTAGCTAGATTACATGTTGAAGATACATTTATGTCTGGGCACAAATTAGGTGATGAGTATATTATTCAAGAAATGATACAGCATAGTCATGTGTGTATCCAACAACTAATAGATGAAGGTATGAATTTTGATAAACGGATTGATGGAGAAACCTTGGCATTAGCAATGGAAGGGGCACATTCAAAGCCGCGTATTGTACATGCTGGTGGAGATCAAACAGGGCAATACATCATGAAACATTTAATACAAGCAGTTAAAGATAAGGCTGTCACATTTTATGAAGAAACTGAAGTTGTGGATTTATTACGAGATGATAATGGTGAAGTTTCAGGTGTGTTAGCCATTGATAAAAATAATCATCAAATAGTAGTTCAAGGTGATGAAATTGTTTTAGCATCCGGAGGTTATAGTAATTTATTCCAAACACATTCGAGTGCTTCAAACACTTTAAGTACAGGGCATTTAATAGCACTACATCATGGGATCCCACTAAGACATATGGAAATGATTCAATTTCATCCAACTTTATTAGGTACATCCACGCAAACATTTGGTTTAGTATCTGAAGCAGTACGGGGCGATGGAGGTAAGTTAGTTAATGAATATGGAAAGCAATTTATGGATGAAGTACATCCATTGGCAAGTCTAGCGCCAAGAGATATTACCAGTAGAACCATATTTCACCAACAGCGTTTGGGTCATACATGCATGATTGATATTAAACCTATTGAAGACTTCTCCAAAAAATTTCCCGGGATATACCGCAACGTTATAACATACTTTCCGGATGAATATAAATCGCAACGAATTCCTGTTTCGTGTGGGGCGCATTATACGATGGGAGGAATTAAGGCGAATATTGATGGCACAACGTCACTGGCGCATGTATATGCCATTGGTGAAGTCAGTAATACGAATTTTCATGGTGCGAATCGTTTAGCAAGTAACTCATTATTGGAAGGTCTAGTGATGGGACAACGGTGTGCGGCCATCGTAAATAACTTGCCGATACGTCAAAAATCAAGATGTCAGCCGTCTCAACTTCGAATTCCAAAAATTGATCAAAGACTATATGAACAATTAATCTCACAGAGCTTTGACAAATTAGGTATAGAAAGAGATGGGCAATCTATGAAGCGCTATTTGAAAGAGCTTCAGCAATGCCTTATGGAACATACAATAGTAGAAGACTTCACACGAGAGGATTGGCAAAAATATGCCAGACTAAAAACTTTGGAAATTGTATGTATGTCAGCTGTAAATAGAACAGAATCAAGAGGAGCACATTATCGTATAGATTATCCAAAGCGCAATAAAAATTTTCAAAATATTGATATTGAAATAGAAATGGGGGCAGCATTACGTGTTAAACAAATTAAACGTTCAAGAGAAACTCAAGCAATTTTACATAGAGGATAA
- a CDS encoding YeiH family protein, producing MITFKNKSFVIGLLFTFMIAIISLLVTKLPILDKVGALSIAILIAIIYRHFKGYPEKYRQGITFSSKRLLKFAIILYGLKLNIYDVIGQGSGLLFIDIGVIILTIAFIFVINIFLKGDKHLVLLLGIGTAVCGAAAVAAVSPILKSREKDSAISIGIIALIGTVFSLAYTLIYSIFTISPQVYGIWSGISLHEIAHVILAADYSGQTALELGLLGKLGRVFLLIPLSIILIIVMNLKSKTSTRPQRIDIPYFLIGFVVMAFIHTYVDIPAVLMQVINIITTLSLLMAMVALGLNVSFKDLKNRAFKPLVAVIITSICLSIATFLFINVIYG from the coding sequence GTGATAACTTTTAAAAATAAATCATTCGTCATTGGCCTATTATTTACATTTATGATTGCGATCATTAGTTTATTAGTTACAAAGTTACCAATATTAGATAAAGTTGGCGCCTTATCTATAGCAATATTAATTGCGATTATATATAGACATTTTAAAGGTTATCCAGAAAAGTACCGTCAGGGTATTACTTTCTCTTCTAAACGATTATTGAAATTCGCTATTATTTTATACGGTCTAAAATTAAATATTTATGATGTTATTGGCCAAGGTAGCGGCTTACTATTTATAGATATTGGCGTCATCATTTTGACCATTGCATTTATATTTGTAATTAACATATTTTTAAAAGGTGACAAACACTTAGTGTTACTTTTAGGTATAGGTACTGCTGTGTGCGGTGCTGCTGCCGTTGCAGCTGTTTCGCCTATCTTGAAATCTCGTGAAAAAGATTCCGCAATAAGTATTGGTATTATTGCTCTAATTGGCACTGTATTTTCACTGGCTTATACACTGATATATTCTATTTTTACAATTTCCCCACAAGTTTACGGTATATGGTCAGGTATTAGCTTACATGAAATAGCCCACGTTATTCTTGCCGCAGACTACTCAGGTCAAACAGCATTAGAGCTCGGTTTATTAGGCAAACTTGGTCGTGTGTTCTTATTAATACCATTAAGTATTATTTTGATTATTGTAATGAATTTAAAATCAAAAACGTCTACAAGACCACAACGAATTGATATCCCCTATTTCTTAATAGGATTTGTGGTAATGGCTTTTATTCATACTTATGTTGATATACCCGCAGTATTGATGCAAGTAATCAATATCATCACTACGCTGAGCTTACTTATGGCTATGGTAGCTTTAGGCTTAAATGTATCATTTAAAGATTTAAAAAATCGTGCGTTCAAACCATTAGTCGCTGTCATTATTACATCTATATGCTTATCAATAGCAACATTTTTATTTATCAATGTTATTTATGGGTAG